A region of Alphaproteobacteria bacterium DNA encodes the following proteins:
- the hfq gene encoding RNA chaperone Hfq has translation MTDNKSQNVQDVFLNYLRKNKTPVTVFLVNGVKLQGIITWFDNFSMLLRRDSHAQLVYKHAISTVMPTVPIQLFEPSVDDADQT, from the coding sequence ATGACTGATAATAAGTCGCAGAATGTGCAAGATGTTTTTCTCAACTATCTGCGCAAAAATAAAACGCCGGTGACGGTATTTTTGGTCAATGGCGTTAAGCTTCAGGGCATTATTACGTGGTTCGATAATTTTTCGATGCTGCTGCGGCGCGACTCCCACGCTCAATTGGTCTATAAGCACGCCATATCGACCGTCATGCCGACCGTACCGATACAGCTATTCGAACCGTCGGTCGATGATGCGGATCAGACCTAA
- a CDS encoding ATP-binding protein, producing the protein MKSNPIPRLFIACTDTIVRQVDDIGRMVDEFSAFARMPSPVLMEHDIVQLCRQAVFMHNTGRSDIVFEQDLPAEPVIAVCDGRQIAQALTNILKNATEAVESRMASENAAQQTGHVILKLDADQDKARITVADNGRGLPIEDRHRLTEPYVTTRSKGTGLGLAIVKKIMEDHHGSLELDDRAGGGAVVTLTLQRQSQIQAA; encoded by the coding sequence ATGAAATCAAATCCGATCCCGAGACTTTTCATAGCCTGCACCGATACCATCGTGCGGCAGGTCGACGATATCGGACGCATGGTGGACGAATTCTCCGCTTTCGCCCGCATGCCTTCGCCGGTCTTGATGGAGCATGACATCGTTCAGCTGTGCCGCCAGGCCGTGTTCATGCATAACACAGGCCGCTCCGACATCGTTTTCGAGCAGGATTTGCCCGCGGAGCCGGTTATCGCGGTATGCGACGGCCGCCAGATCGCGCAGGCGCTCACCAATATTCTCAAGAACGCGACCGAGGCGGTGGAAAGCCGCATGGCGTCGGAAAACGCGGCACAGCAGACCGGACATGTCATCTTGAAGCTCGACGCCGACCAGGACAAAGCAAGAATTACGGTTGCGGACAATGGCCGTGGCTTGCCGATCGAAGACCGGCATCGTTTGACCGAGCCTTATGTCACCACGCGCAGCAAGGGAACCGGACTCGGTCTGGCTATTGTCAAAAAGATCATGGAAGACCATCATGGTTCGCTGGAGCTTGACGATCGCGCGGGAGGCGGGGCGGTCGTAACCCTGACCCTGCAGCGGCAGAGTCAGATTCAAGCAGCGTAG
- a CDS encoding HAMP domain-containing protein: MSLEPITDDMLERAKKGEVVLRVSDGDARVRALLRLDNFIDAYLFVGRLVEPKVLGHMATTQGAVMEYKELEARRTRIEIVITLAFIIVAVLLLLVAVWFGLNFAGQLVRPIGSLISAAERVRAGDLTARVSEQDTDTDNELGALGRSFNRMTSQIESQRNELIEANRLLDHRRRFTEAILAAVPAGVIGIDARQSVTLINNAARDLFQFRQDAVLGHQLTDVIPELEEILDKLPPGARQAEGQIEVRREGQPTRTLLVRIAADIVGNETRSFVVTFDDVSDLLSAQRKAAWGRRGAPHRARNQESIDSHSTFGGTLAAAVSA, from the coding sequence TTGAGCCTGGAGCCGATCACGGACGATATGCTCGAGCGCGCTAAAAAAGGCGAAGTCGTCCTGCGGGTCAGCGACGGCGACGCCAGGGTGCGGGCGTTGCTGCGGCTGGATAATTTCATCGACGCGTATCTTTTCGTCGGCAGGCTGGTCGAGCCGAAGGTGCTCGGCCATATGGCGACCACCCAGGGCGCAGTGATGGAGTATAAGGAGCTGGAGGCGAGGCGAACCCGGATCGAAATCGTCATCACGCTGGCCTTCATCATTGTCGCGGTATTGCTGCTGCTGGTCGCGGTGTGGTTCGGGCTTAATTTCGCCGGGCAGCTGGTACGTCCGATCGGCAGCTTGATCAGCGCGGCGGAGCGCGTGCGGGCCGGAGACTTGACCGCCCGCGTCAGCGAGCAGGATACCGATACGGATAACGAGCTTGGCGCTCTTGGCCGGTCTTTTAACCGCATGACCAGCCAGATCGAAAGCCAGCGCAATGAATTGATCGAGGCGAACCGCCTGCTCGATCACCGGCGGCGCTTTACCGAGGCCATTCTGGCGGCGGTTCCGGCCGGAGTTATCGGGATCGACGCTCGGCAAAGCGTCACCCTTATCAACAACGCCGCCAGGGATTTATTCCAGTTCCGGCAGGACGCCGTCCTTGGCCATCAACTGACGGATGTCATACCCGAGCTTGAGGAGATTTTGGACAAGCTCCCTCCGGGCGCGAGACAGGCTGAAGGACAAATCGAAGTGCGGCGCGAAGGACAGCCGACGCGAACCCTGCTGGTGCGCATTGCCGCCGATATCGTTGGCAATGAAACCCGGAGTTTCGTGGTCACCTTCGACGACGTCTCCGATCTGTTATCGGCACAGCGCAAGGCGGCCTGGGGCCGACGTGGCGCGCCGCATCGCGCACGAAATCAAGAATCCATTGACTCCCATTCAACTTTCGGCGGAACGCTTGCGGCGGCGGTATCTGCATGA
- a CDS encoding inositol monophosphatase family protein: MLPIDPQKVTEFLREVGRTVIMPRWRNLQAGDIAEKSGPHDLVTIADKEAEKALAPMLQGILPGSLVLGEESYAADPAVLKALQSEYPVWIIDPIDGTSSFASGKEDFGTIVALAHRGEVLTGWIHHTITGDTLTVERGGGAWFRGERLKMLPSVPFAQMHGIVGIRLQPWLKKYPEKDKPTYDARGFMACDVYATLLTPQKLFNRSEGRQYHFRASSGFTHPWDDAAGVLAIRESGGEVMNWDGELYRPDMFDDGLIIAPCYDDCVRLRDWLNPAYLAFRGK; this comes from the coding sequence ATGCTCCCTATCGATCCCCAGAAAGTCACGGAATTCCTGCGCGAGGTAGGGCGCACCGTTATCATGCCGCGATGGCGTAATCTGCAGGCCGGAGACATCGCCGAAAAAAGCGGCCCGCATGATCTGGTGACGATCGCCGACAAGGAAGCGGAGAAGGCCTTAGCGCCTATGCTTCAGGGTATTCTGCCGGGGTCCCTGGTTCTCGGCGAGGAGAGCTATGCCGCCGACCCGGCCGTGCTCAAGGCGCTGCAATCGGAATATCCCGTATGGATCATCGATCCCATCGACGGGACAAGCTCATTCGCTTCCGGCAAGGAAGATTTCGGCACCATCGTCGCGCTGGCACATCGCGGCGAGGTTCTAACGGGATGGATTCACCATACGATCACGGGGGATACATTGACCGTCGAACGAGGCGGGGGGGCGTGGTTCCGGGGCGAACGATTAAAGATGCTGCCCTCGGTTCCGTTCGCGCAAATGCACGGCATCGTCGGCATCCGCCTGCAGCCATGGCTCAAGAAATATCCGGAAAAAGACAAGCCGACCTATGACGCGCGCGGCTTCATGGCCTGCGATGTTTACGCAACGCTTCTGACGCCGCAGAAACTTTTCAACAGAAGCGAAGGCAGGCAATATCATTTTCGTGCCTCCAGCGGCTTCACCCATCCGTGGGACGACGCCGCCGGGGTTCTGGCGATACGCGAATCCGGGGGCGAAGTCATGAACTGGGACGGCGAGCTATACCGCCCCGACATGTTCGATGACGGCCTTATCATCGCGCCCTGTTATGACGATTGCGTCAGGCTGCGCGACTGGCTTAACCCGGCTTATCTGGCTTTTCGCGGGAAGTAA
- a CDS encoding outer membrane beta-barrel protein, translated as MKNSKFLIAAIVCGIAVAVAPVSVKAAAATPTATAPAKKAKKHKKTKPPVVAVAPVPGDGFAPAPAEAPKPRYTGFYVGAHGGYGWGDSDWTFIDAGSTASHGINGAHIGGHVGYSYQFANNIVLGVEGAGSWVDWSGESVCPNPSARCRTKLYGVGDATVRAGYAFENVPYIGNILPYVRGGVTMAGAESFVSFPGAEAFNETSHHRNLFGYTAGGGFEYALCPKTSVAAGYDYRDYGTSKFDMVRANTHAFVERVREHDVEHSVYFAVNYKFSDYALGPVEMPW; from the coding sequence ATGAAAAACTCGAAATTCCTGATCGCGGCCATCGTATGCGGTATTGCCGTAGCCGTGGCTCCCGTATCGGTAAAGGCCGCTGCCGCGACCCCTACCGCGACTGCGCCTGCTAAAAAGGCCAAGAAGCACAAGAAGACCAAGCCGCCGGTTGTCGCCGTTGCCCCAGTGCCCGGCGATGGTTTTGCTCCTGCTCCTGCAGAAGCGCCTAAGCCGCGCTATACTGGTTTCTATGTCGGTGCGCATGGCGGTTATGGTTGGGGTGACTCAGATTGGACGTTCATCGATGCCGGGTCGACGGCCAGCCATGGCATAAACGGCGCGCATATCGGCGGCCATGTTGGCTACAGCTATCAATTCGCCAACAACATCGTTCTCGGCGTTGAAGGCGCTGGTTCATGGGTTGATTGGTCGGGCGAAAGCGTATGCCCTAATCCTTCCGCCCGTTGCCGGACGAAGCTGTATGGCGTAGGCGATGCCACGGTTCGCGCTGGTTATGCTTTCGAGAATGTGCCCTATATCGGCAATATCCTGCCTTATGTCAGGGGTGGCGTCACGATGGCGGGAGCGGAAAGCTTCGTGTCTTTCCCCGGCGCGGAAGCGTTTAACGAAACCAGCCATCACCGCAACCTGTTCGGCTATACGGCCGGCGGCGGGTTTGAGTATGCGCTGTGCCCGAAGACGTCGGTTGCGGCCGGATACGACTATCGTGACTACGGCACCAGCAAGTTCGACATGGTGCGGGCTAACACCCATGCATTTGTCGAGCGCGTCCGCGAACACGACGTCGAGCACTCGGTCTACTTCGCTGTGAATTATAAGTTCAGCGACTATGCGCTTGGCCCCGTCGAGATGCCCTGGTAA
- a CDS encoding antitoxin, translating into MTDPSPIFDAIDEDAEKRALAEAQADVAAGRVVPHKDVVRWLRSWGKPDELPCPAPPLR; encoded by the coding sequence ATGACAGATCCTAGCCCTATTTTTGACGCCATTGACGAGGATGCGGAGAAGCGCGCTTTGGCCGAAGCTCAGGCAGATGTCGCCGCCGGGCGCGTCGTACCGCATAAGGATGTCGTGCGATGGCTGCGATCTTGGGGCAAGCCCGATGAATTGCCCTGCCCGGCTCCGCCCCTCCGCTGA
- a CDS encoding bifunctional 2-C-methyl-D-erythritol 4-phosphate cytidylyltransferase/2-C-methyl-D-erythritol 2,4-cyclodiphosphate synthase → MSKIMALIVAAGSGERFGGAIPKQYMDMAGQPILRRSVLAFLQHPDISGVMVAISPQHRTLYDKAVGDLGLPDPVPGGNTRQQSVLNGLEALAADPPDNILIHDAARPLIDAATISAVCTALKNNQGAIAAKPLVDTLKRGTGAVITDTIDRTSLWQAHTPQGFHYPAILAAHRASRGASLTDDAAVAEKAGIPVMLVPSNPDNMKITNPDDLGRAARLLGEQMDDIRTGFGYDVHALIPGEFVNLCGVKIPHTKMLEGHSDADVALHAVCDALFGALGDGDIGSHFPNTDPQWKGKDSSHFVHYAANLVRKRGGTIAHLDVTILAEQPKIGPHREAMRAKLAEMLEIDLSRVAVKATTTERLGFTGREEGIVAQAVATVRLPHV, encoded by the coding sequence ATGAGTAAAATTATGGCTTTGATTGTCGCCGCGGGAAGCGGCGAACGGTTCGGCGGCGCTATTCCCAAGCAATATATGGACATGGCGGGACAGCCGATTCTGCGGCGTAGCGTGCTGGCTTTCCTGCAACATCCCGATATCAGCGGCGTCATGGTGGCGATCAGCCCCCAGCATCGTACTTTGTACGACAAAGCCGTCGGCGACCTCGGCCTGCCGGACCCGGTGCCGGGCGGCAATACTCGCCAGCAGAGCGTGCTGAACGGGCTGGAAGCGCTGGCCGCCGATCCGCCGGACAATATCCTGATTCACGACGCCGCCCGCCCGCTGATCGACGCGGCAACCATCAGCGCCGTCTGCACGGCGCTTAAGAACAACCAGGGCGCCATCGCGGCCAAGCCTTTGGTGGATACCTTGAAGCGCGGCACGGGCGCCGTCATCACCGATACCATCGACCGTACCAGCCTGTGGCAGGCGCATACGCCGCAAGGATTTCATTATCCGGCGATCCTGGCCGCGCATCGCGCGTCCCGGGGCGCATCGCTGACCGATGACGCCGCCGTGGCCGAGAAAGCGGGCATTCCGGTGATGCTGGTGCCTTCCAATCCCGACAACATGAAAATCACCAATCCTGACGATCTGGGCCGCGCCGCGCGCCTTTTGGGGGAACAAATGGACGATATACGAACCGGCTTCGGCTATGACGTTCACGCGCTCATTCCCGGCGAGTTCGTTAATCTCTGCGGCGTGAAGATTCCGCACACGAAGATGCTGGAAGGCCATTCCGATGCCGACGTTGCGCTCCACGCCGTATGCGACGCCCTGTTCGGCGCGCTCGGCGACGGCGATATCGGTTCGCACTTTCCCAATACCGATCCGCAGTGGAAAGGCAAGGACAGCTCGCATTTCGTGCATTACGCCGCCAATCTGGTGCGCAAGCGCGGCGGCACCATCGCGCATCTGGACGTGACGATTCTGGCCGAGCAGCCCAAGATCGGCCCGCATCGCGAAGCCATGCGGGCCAAGCTCGCCGAAATGCTGGAGATCGACCTGTCGCGCGTGGCGGTGAAAGCCACCACCACCGAAAGGCTCGGCTTCACCGGCCGCGAGGAGGGCATCGTCGCGCAGGCGGTCGCGACCGTGAGATTGCCGCATGTTTAA
- a CDS encoding HAD family hydrolase, which yields MSSFAGATPQFPRSLPDLVIFDWDDTLVDSYAAIHAAINAARAAFGMEAWSLEEARHNCRRALTETFPEWFGADWHRARDVFYATFADNHLSLLKAMPGAEDLLDVLCQKKIPLAVCSNKNAAYLRQEISFLGWDRYFGAVAGAGDAPRGKPAPDGIYLICKQLGLKDDSVSWYVGDNDIDIQTAEAGSCLPIILGNNVSNATLGTWIPFGNCIELADIIRKIC from the coding sequence GTGTCTTCCTTTGCCGGAGCGACTCCGCAATTTCCTCGATCTCTTCCCGATCTCGTGATCTTCGACTGGGACGATACGCTGGTCGATAGCTATGCCGCCATTCATGCCGCGATCAACGCGGCGCGGGCGGCTTTCGGCATGGAAGCCTGGAGCTTGGAAGAGGCCAGGCATAACTGCCGCCGGGCGCTCACGGAGACATTTCCCGAATGGTTCGGCGCGGACTGGCATCGGGCGCGTGATGTTTTCTACGCGACGTTCGCCGACAATCATCTCAGCCTGCTGAAAGCCATGCCCGGCGCGGAAGACTTGCTTGATGTCCTATGCCAAAAGAAAATTCCGCTTGCCGTTTGCAGCAATAAGAATGCCGCATATCTGCGCCAGGAAATCAGTTTTCTCGGTTGGGACCGGTATTTCGGAGCTGTCGCGGGGGCAGGCGACGCGCCGCGAGGCAAGCCTGCTCCGGATGGGATTTATCTAATCTGCAAACAGCTTGGGCTGAAGGATGACAGCGTTTCCTGGTATGTCGGCGACAACGATATTGACATCCAAACGGCGGAAGCTGGAAGCTGTTTACCCATCATTTTGGGAAATAACGTAAGCAATGCAACGCTTGGTACGTGGATACCATTTGGTAACTGTATTGAATTAGCGGACATTATTAGAAAAATTTGTTGA
- a CDS encoding methyltransferase domain-containing protein produces MPQANDTYSFKGQEGQYDAHRPRWPEQFALHSLFKAGIARLDNKWVNTLTGGPPIVASIGAGSGSDAAVFKALGCKVYVVEPNAELLEKAKKNLAEIPQGEAIFLSGNAMDTGIPEKVDLVVAAQALHTMKGQFSDKYRPAGSEETNAEEVARAHWQALLPDDARPRVSVWYYNPDPHMEITRDLHDVLLQNCPKYAASKTPLLNAEYFAPNHFQPWMSAEDMRVSDILPVQTSQLARHEVGSWLGSYSFKPADPAEFAQAVTALQEQWFDKHSKDGIIALPYVGAVFQAPLRPDPFPMQNINAPIALRSPLEYDAETGASPSRPMLRPSTVLHKVHTNG; encoded by the coding sequence ATGCCGCAAGCCAACGATACATACAGTTTCAAGGGCCAGGAAGGCCAATACGACGCACACAGGCCGCGTTGGCCTGAACAATTTGCTCTCCACAGCTTATTCAAGGCTGGAATCGCGCGCCTGGATAACAAATGGGTCAATACGCTGACAGGCGGCCCTCCCATCGTCGCCAGCATCGGCGCGGGCTCCGGGTCAGATGCCGCCGTTTTCAAGGCGCTCGGTTGCAAGGTTTATGTTGTCGAGCCGAATGCCGAGCTTCTCGAAAAGGCCAAGAAAAATTTGGCAGAAATTCCGCAAGGAGAAGCGATTTTCCTTTCCGGTAACGCCATGGACACCGGCATTCCGGAAAAAGTCGATCTAGTCGTCGCCGCACAAGCTTTGCACACGATGAAGGGACAATTTTCGGACAAATATCGTCCAGCGGGTTCGGAAGAAACGAACGCCGAAGAAGTGGCGCGCGCCCATTGGCAGGCCTTGCTGCCAGACGATGCGCGCCCGCGTGTTTCCGTCTGGTATTACAATCCCGATCCACACATGGAAATAACGCGCGACCTGCATGACGTGTTGCTGCAGAATTGCCCGAAATACGCCGCGAGCAAAACGCCGCTGCTGAATGCCGAATATTTCGCTCCCAATCATTTCCAGCCATGGATGTCCGCCGAAGACATGCGAGTTTCAGATATACTGCCGGTTCAGACTTCTCAGCTTGCACGGCATGAAGTGGGAAGCTGGCTGGGCAGCTATTCCTTCAAACCCGCCGATCCGGCGGAATTCGCTCAAGCCGTGACCGCTCTCCAGGAACAGTGGTTCGATAAGCACAGCAAGGACGGCATCATCGCCTTGCCTTACGTCGGCGCGGTTTTCCAGGCTCCTTTGCGACCCGATCCTTTCCCGATGCAGAACATCAACGCGCCGATCGCCCTGCGGTCGCCTTTGGAATATGACGCCGAAACCGGCGCATCGCCATCACGGCCCATGCTTCGCCCATCTACCGTCTTGCATAAGGTGCATACGAACGGCTAG
- the dusB gene encoding tRNA dihydrouridine synthase DusB, which produces MSDKILLKPIKIGDLEIAEPVFLAPMSGVSDMPFRRLVKRFGAGLVVSEMIASEAMVRENRKTLHMADHTPDEYPIALQLAGCEPGVMAEAAKMNEDRGVNIIDINFGCPVKKVVNGHAGSSLMRDEIHAARILEATVKAVKIPVTLKMRMGWDHQNLNAPNLARIAEECGIKMLTIHGRTRCQFYEGQADWKFIRHVKDAVKIPVIANGDILDFADVTMALEQSGADGVMIGRGTYGRPWFVRQAIDFLRTGEAPPPPSLTQQLRLMLEHMEAMLSHYGVHAGIKIARKHIGWYSKGLPESAAFRAQVNRVEEPSAVRRMIEEFYDGLLSVPAVAA; this is translated from the coding sequence ATGTCAGATAAAATTTTGCTCAAGCCGATTAAAATCGGCGATCTGGAAATAGCGGAGCCGGTTTTCCTCGCACCGATGTCGGGCGTCAGCGATATGCCGTTCCGCCGCCTGGTGAAGCGTTTCGGCGCGGGGCTGGTCGTGTCGGAAATGATCGCCAGCGAGGCCATGGTGCGCGAAAACCGCAAAACCCTGCATATGGCCGACCACACCCCCGACGAATATCCCATCGCCCTGCAATTGGCGGGATGCGAGCCGGGCGTCATGGCGGAAGCCGCCAAGATGAACGAAGACCGGGGCGTCAATATCATCGACATCAATTTCGGCTGCCCGGTGAAAAAGGTCGTCAACGGCCATGCCGGCTCTTCGCTGATGCGCGACGAGATTCATGCGGCGCGTATCCTGGAAGCGACCGTCAAGGCGGTCAAAATTCCGGTCACGCTTAAAATGCGCATGGGCTGGGATCACCAGAATCTGAACGCGCCGAACCTTGCCCGGATCGCCGAAGAATGCGGCATCAAGATGCTGACCATCCATGGCCGCACGCGCTGCCAGTTCTATGAGGGGCAGGCCGACTGGAAATTCATCCGCCATGTCAAAGACGCGGTCAAAATCCCGGTGATCGCCAACGGCGATATCCTGGATTTCGCCGACGTGACCATGGCGCTGGAGCAATCCGGGGCCGACGGAGTCATGATTGGGCGCGGCACCTATGGCCGTCCGTGGTTCGTGCGGCAGGCCATCGATTTCCTGCGCACCGGCGAGGCGCCCCCGCCGCCCTCCCTGACGCAGCAATTGAGGCTGATGCTGGAGCATATGGAGGCGATGCTGTCGCATTACGGCGTCCATGCGGGCATCAAGATCGCGCGCAAGCATATCGGCTGGTACAGCAAGGGGCTGCCTGAATCGGCGGCTTTCCGGGCGCAGGTCAACCGGGTGGAAGAGCCGTCGGCCGTGCGGCGCATGATCGAAGAATTTTACGACGGACTGTTATCCGTACCGGCGGTGGCGGCATGA
- a CDS encoding sigma-54 dependent transcriptional regulator, with the protein MKDEKTLVHDILIVDDETDIRSLIEGILNDEGYKTRQAASAEEALSAIAARRPSLVILDIWLQNGRMDDGMQILDQLMRDHCDMPVIMISGHGNIETAVAAIKKGAYDFLEKPFKADRLILLVHRALEAARLKRENTELRFRAHTEQDLIGKSPAVNQLRQLIDRVAPTSSRVLITGPAGAGKEVVARMIHAKSKRAGAPFIVINCATMRPEQLEVELFGVEPNANGGVRKAGTFEQAHGGTLFLDEIADMPIETQGKIVRALHEQVFCRVGGSTKVEVDVRVIAASNHDLQAEMEAGRLRQDLYYRLSVVPIKMPALAERRDDIPMLAKYFLQRATEISGLLPRDLSEEAVAALQAYSWPGNVRQLRNAMEWLLIMASDTMGLIRSDALPPEITSSSPNVLRWERGGEIMALPLRDAREMFEREYLLAQVTRFGGNISRTASFIGMERSALHRKLKLLGVHGNNDNKIIAAVAEHTGSERVN; encoded by the coding sequence ATGAAAGACGAAAAGACTTTAGTGCATGACATTCTGATCGTCGATGACGAGACGGACATCCGCTCTCTGATCGAAGGAATTCTCAACGACGAAGGCTATAAAACCCGTCAGGCCGCCAGCGCCGAAGAAGCCCTCAGCGCGATAGCAGCGCGGCGTCCCAGCCTCGTCATCCTTGACATATGGCTGCAGAACGGCCGCATGGACGACGGCATGCAAATTCTCGATCAGCTGATGCGCGATCATTGCGACATGCCGGTCATCATGATCAGCGGCCACGGCAATATCGAAACGGCGGTCGCCGCGATCAAGAAAGGCGCTTATGATTTCCTCGAGAAGCCGTTCAAGGCTGACAGGCTGATTCTTCTCGTCCATCGGGCGCTGGAGGCCGCGCGGCTCAAGCGCGAAAATACCGAATTGCGCTTCCGCGCTCATACCGAGCAGGATTTGATCGGCAAATCTCCCGCCGTCAACCAATTGCGCCAGCTGATCGACCGCGTGGCGCCGACCAGCAGCCGCGTGCTCATCACCGGCCCGGCAGGCGCGGGCAAGGAAGTCGTCGCCCGCATGATTCATGCGAAGTCAAAGCGCGCAGGCGCGCCGTTCATCGTCATCAATTGCGCTACCATGAGGCCGGAACAGCTTGAAGTGGAATTATTCGGCGTCGAGCCAAACGCCAATGGCGGCGTGCGCAAGGCCGGAACCTTCGAACAGGCTCACGGCGGCACGTTGTTTCTCGACGAAATCGCCGACATGCCGATCGAGACGCAGGGCAAGATCGTGCGCGCCCTGCATGAGCAGGTGTTTTGCCGCGTCGGCGGCTCGACCAAGGTCGAAGTCGACGTGCGCGTCATCGCCGCCAGCAATCACGATCTGCAGGCCGAGATGGAAGCGGGCCGTTTGCGCCAGGACCTCTATTACCGTCTTAGCGTCGTGCCGATCAAGATGCCGGCGCTCGCGGAACGCCGCGACGATATCCCGATGCTCGCCAAATACTTCCTGCAGCGCGCCACCGAGATATCCGGGTTGCTGCCGCGCGATCTGAGCGAAGAAGCCGTCGCGGCCCTGCAGGCCTATAGCTGGCCCGGCAACGTGCGGCAATTGCGCAACGCAATGGAATGGCTCCTTATCATGGCGAGCGACACGATGGGGTTGATCCGCTCCGACGCTTTGCCGCCGGAAATCACCTCGTCTTCGCCCAATGTGCTGCGCTGGGAGCGAGGAGGGGAGATCATGGCCCTGCCGCTGCGGGACGCGCGCGAGATGTTCGAGCGCGAATATCTTCTTGCCCAGGTCACGCGCTTCGGCGGCAATATTTCCCGCACGGCGAGCTTCATCGGCATGGAACGGTCGGCGCTGCACCGCAAGCTGAAGCTGCTCGGCGTCCACGGCAATAACGACAACAAGATCATCGCTGCCGTTGCCGAGCATACCGGGTCTGAACGAGTCAATTAG
- a CDS encoding type II toxin-antitoxin system RelE/ParE family toxin has product MDIVWTASALADVQRIRSYISDFRPRAAEDMGVRLIEAGNDLALFPHRGRLVSQNLRELTLVYPYIIRYSVVANQVFILRVRHGKQQS; this is encoded by the coding sequence ATGGACATCGTATGGACGGCATCGGCCCTCGCCGATGTTCAAAGAATCCGCAGTTATATCAGCGACTTTCGTCCAAGAGCGGCAGAGGATATGGGCGTGCGTCTCATAGAGGCCGGAAACGACCTGGCTCTATTCCCGCATAGAGGAAGGCTGGTTAGCCAGAATTTGCGCGAACTCACCCTCGTATATCCCTACATTATCCGCTATTCCGTCGTGGCAAACCAAGTCTTCATCCTGCGCGTTCGCCATGGCAAGCAGCAATCATAA
- the argC gene encoding N-acetyl-gamma-glutamyl-phosphate reductase, with protein MSAAAGKIPTIVLGGTGYVAGELLRLVAGHPGLELRAALSDSQPGELVAASFAHLRPAYPELKFSSLDEVRQIVASLPVSAILSAAPHGVSAGLIDSLLSAAEAKGAAPRVADISADFRYATAAAYEAVYKHPHGAPGRLAQFTCAVPEHLDKLATRHVAHPGCFATAILLASVPLLKLKLIEPALFVAGITGSTGSGRSPTPGTHHPQRHSDLYAYNALGHRHTPEITALAAAASGVEANFRFVPHSGPFARGIHVTVQAKARQPIKTGDLLAALGDFYQSSPLVHVGKDMPRIKDVAASNYARIGAVADGETVAVMCAIDNLAKGAAGGAIQWMNRMLGLPETMGLAAPAPGWT; from the coding sequence ATGAGCGCGGCGGCAGGAAAAATACCCACCATCGTTCTTGGCGGCACAGGCTATGTCGCCGGGGAACTGCTGCGGCTGGTGGCGGGTCATCCGGGGCTGGAGCTTAGAGCGGCGCTGTCCGACAGCCAGCCGGGCGAGTTGGTGGCCGCGTCCTTCGCGCATTTGCGCCCAGCCTATCCCGAACTTAAATTTTCCTCGCTCGATGAAGTCAGGCAAATCGTCGCGTCGCTTCCGGTTTCCGCTATTTTGTCCGCGGCCCCGCATGGCGTGTCGGCGGGATTGATCGACAGCCTGCTTTCGGCGGCGGAAGCGAAAGGCGCCGCGCCGCGCGTCGCCGATATATCGGCGGATTTCCGTTATGCCACGGCTGCGGCCTATGAGGCCGTCTATAAGCATCCGCATGGCGCGCCTGGAAGGCTCGCGCAATTCACCTGCGCCGTGCCGGAGCATCTCGATAAACTGGCGACCAGGCATGTCGCTCATCCCGGCTGCTTCGCCACCGCCATTCTGCTGGCCAGTGTGCCGCTGCTTAAGCTGAAGCTCATAGAGCCGGCGCTGTTCGTCGCGGGCATTACCGGCAGCACGGGTTCCGGACGCTCGCCGACGCCGGGCACGCATCACCCGCAACGCCATAGCGACCTATATGCCTATAACGCCCTTGGGCATCGGCATACGCCGGAGATTACGGCGCTCGCCGCCGCCGCATCGGGCGTCGAGGCTAATTTCCGTTTCGTGCCGCATTCCGGCCCGTTCGCGCGCGGCATTCACGTCACGGTTCAGGCCAAGGCGCGACAGCCCATTAAGACCGGCGATCTGCTGGCCGCGCTCGGCGATTTTTATCAATCGTCGCCCCTCGTGCATGTCGGCAAAGACATGCCGCGCATCAAGGATGTCGCCGCCAGCAATTACGCGCGCATCGGCGCGGTTGCCGATGGCGAGACTGTTGCCGTCATGTGCGCGATCGATAATCTGGCCAAGGGCGCGGCGGGCGGCGCGATCCAGTGGATGAACCGGATGCTCGGTTTGCCGGAAACGATGGGCCTCGCCGCGCCCGCGCCGGGATGGACCTAA